The following proteins come from a genomic window of Mobula hypostoma chromosome 15, sMobHyp1.1, whole genome shotgun sequence:
- the LOC134356961 gene encoding protein transport protein Sec61 subunit alpha-like 1, with protein MGIKFLEVIKPFCAVLPEIQKPERKIQFREKVLWTAITLFIFLVCCQIPLFGIMSSDSADPFYWMRVILASNRGTLMELGISPIVTSGLIMQLLAGAKIIEVGDTPKDRALFNGAQKLFGMIITIGQAIVYVMTGMYGDPSEMGAGICLLIIIQLFVAGLIVLLLDELLQKGYGLGSGISLFIATNICETIVWKAFSPTTVNTGRGTEFEGSIIALFHLLATRQDKVRALREAFYRQNLPNLMNLIATIFVFAVVIYFQGFRVDLPIKSARYRGQYNTYPIKLFYTSNIPIILQSALVSNLYVISQMLSTRFSGNFLVNLLGTWSDNTGGGPARAYPVGGLCYYLSPPESFGSVLDDPVHAVIYIVFMLGSCAFFSKTWIEVSGSSAKDVAKQLKEQQMVMRGHRETSMVHELNRYIPTAAAFGGLCIGALSVLADFLGAIGSGTGILLAVTIIYQYFEIFVKEQSEVGSMGALLF; from the exons ATTCCTCTGTTTGGCATCATGTCctcagattctgcagatccttTCTACTGGATGAGAGTTATATTAGCTTCAAACAGAG GCACATTGATGGAGCTTGGTATCTCACCAATTGTTACCTCTGGTCTCATCATGCAGCTTCTGGCAGGTGCAAAGATAATTGAAGTTGGTGACACTCCCAAAGATCGAGCTCTGTTTAATGGAGCACAAAAAC TTTTCGGTATGATCATCACTATCGGACAAGCAATTGTATACGTCATGACTGGGATGTATGGAGATCCGTCAGAAATGGGAGCTGGCATCTGTCTCTTGATCATTATTCAG TTGTTTGTCGCGGGTCTGATCGTCCTGCTGCTGGATGAGCTGCTGCAGAAGGGTTATGGCCTGGGCTCTGGCATTTCCCTCTTCATCGCCACCAACATCTGTGAGACCATCGTATGGAAAGCTTTCAGTCCTACTACAGTGAACACTGGTAGAG GGACTGAATTTGAGGGGTCAATCATTGCCCTCTTCCATCTCCTGGCCACGCGACAGGACAAAGTCCGTGCTCTTCGTGAAGCCTTTTACCGTCAGAACCTGCCAAACCTCATGAACCTCATTGCAACCATCTTCGTCTTTGCTGTAGTGATATACTTTCAG GGCTTCAGAGTGGATCTGCCAATCAAGTCTGCCCGCTACCGTGGACAATACAATACCTATCCCATCAAGCTTTTCTACACGTCGAACATTCCTATCATCCTTCAGTCTGCCCTGGTCTCCAACCTCTACGTCATCTCCCAAATGTTGTCTACCAGATTCAGTGGCAATTTCCTGGTCAACCTGCTGGGCACCTGGTCT GATAACACAGGTGGTGGTCCGGCACGTGCGTATCCTGTTGGTGGTCTCTGCTATTACCTGTCTCCTCCTGAGTCATTCGGCTCCGTGCTGGATGACCCTGTGCATGCTGTGATCTACATCGTCTTCATGTTGGGTTCCTGTGCTTTCTTCTCCAAAACCTGGATTGAAGTATCTGGTTCTTCTGCCAAGGAC GTTGCCAAGCAACTAAAAGAAcagcagatggtgatgagagggcaccGTGAGACCTCAATGGTCCATGAGCTTAACAG ATATATTCCCACTGCTGCTGCTTTTGGTGGTCTTTGCATTGGTGCACTCTCTGTACTTGCTGACTTTCTGGGGGCTATTGGTTCTGGGACTGGTATCTTACTGGCTGTGACCATTATCTACCAGTACTTTGAGATCTTCGTGAAGGAACAAAGCGAAGTGGGAAGCATGGGAGCCCTGCTGTTCTAA